Within the Amaranthus tricolor cultivar Red isolate AtriRed21 chromosome 15, ASM2621246v1, whole genome shotgun sequence genome, the region GAATGATAATGTTTTGATGAGATTGATCAATTAGAGGTTGGATTTTAGTTATTGCATTTAGCATATTGAACGCACCACCAAAACATGTAGGCATGTGAGAATGAACATTTgcgaatttgaaagaaacaaagatTGAGAATTGACAAAATTCCTTGGccatttggtaaaaattatcgTTGGGTAGGAGGGAAAAAGATTGAAAATGGATAGAATCTTATTATTTAGCTGAATTTGCAAATTACGtttcattattaaaaatcaGCTAAAAACAATCTCTTTATTATCACAGAATTCCTTATAAGAGTTAATTTGTCTGTATATGACCTTCCAGTTACCGTTTAGGCGGACACACAGGTAAAAAGCCTCTGGTGGCATTGGCGGTAATAAAATATCATTACGATGATCATAACAATGAATGTAATATTTTGGTGATTACATAGATGAAGTTCTCCAAAATGCTCAACTCACTTTACATTAGCCTAAGGAAAGGCTGATGAACTGGTAAGCCAAAATTGTCATCAGCTTAACTACAGCTGACATAAACTGCATTTTAGGACGGCGAAAATTACACATCTATGAGAATAAACTTATCTGGATGGGGAGGGACATCTAACTTCTGCTAAATGTCGAGATCTAAATAACATCGATAATAACagtatatatatcatacatattAGCCTTCGGAGATGTCATCCCAATTGCTCAAGATGGTAGGTAATCACATCCGGACACGAGTTTGCCTGTAGAAGCTCCAGACGGTTGAAGGGCGGAGCAAACTGCAATAAATAGTCTTCACCTGAAATGGTCGAGAAAGACGAAAATAAATGTTCAAGTCATAACTTATGTTGAATTCACAGGCATGTACGGAAAACTTACCCTCTTTAACAGTTCCGTAAAGCCAGCATAATACTTCATCGGCAAATGCTAGGCAAACTCCCCCCTGATATGCAAAGCAAGAATATAACATGATGTAGACCGGTAATTTTTTCGGTGAGTGAAGAGTTTCGAAGGGAATGTTGTGCCTAGATTAGAGTTACCTGCCAATAATTCTTCATCTTTACTCTTTGATTAATCTCTTTAGTCCTCATTCTTTCGGTGCGTACAAGACGTCCCGAGTCATCCCTGCACATTAATGCTCGTTAAGTCAAGTGCGGAATCCAACTTATACTGACTATTATAATCGGATCGCATACAAAGCTAAACTTTTGTTGGTTCGTACCAAAAACTTTTCGGGATTAGTAAAATGATTTAAGAGTATGTAATATTTGGACTTTTCCCTACAACGAGATGCATGTTGTCCTAATTTATACAAGTAAACTGAGGTTAAAGTTAAATTTTGTCGGTCCAAATTGGTAAATCGGGTGATTAAGAAGACAGTCATGGTCTGTAAAACGGGCAATTTGCGGACGCGGCACCTCATGGTGTTACAACTCATTTTGTAGACATGGTAATGTGAATTAAAGCTTATACATAGACCATTTTGACGGAGTAATGCAAGTTTTCTAGAACATATATTTGAATTGAAGCTTATAATAGACCTTTTTAGAACTTAATACAGGTTACATAATGGGGTTTTGCGGAATAGTAAATGCAAAATCCGTTATCACGCGACCATTATTTAGCAGAACGACCTCATTTTTATTCCAAGAACGGGACAAGCAAATGATTCAACAAATAAAGTAGATGGTTGCAAATGAATTTTACCTAAAACCAACAACGATATAGGGAACGCCTGCTAAAAACGATTGAATCtgcaatcaaaaatcaaaatgtatAACTCTCTACAATTGAGATTTGAAGGAGATAAACTACCAAAAATCAAGGGGGAAGAAATTCGAAACAAAGACCAAGATAAACGGTTACGCGTACCCAAAATTTGAGTAGTTTTTCTCTCTCGTATCTTTCCTCGGTGTGATAATCCAACTGTCGAACAATAGTTGCGCAACGTAAGCCCACATCAAATCTTCATTCCCCTACATTTATGAAGATATAAAAAACACTAACCTCTCGGGATGTCTTCAATTCCACATAAAACCTCCTCCCATCATCGGTGGAATCACAACAATCCATTTCAGCACCCATTAATATCCGATGAGCGCCAAGTTTTGTTTTGATCACAGCACAATACTCGACGTTGGCATCAATATCATGTATACCCTCTCCGTCATCCCTCCTTGGATCTTCAGTTGCTAGGGTCTCAAAGCAATATCCCCAATAGCACCTAATTTAACATGAACTGAAGTATTACAAAAGATTCGAGAAAAAACAGGGGGAAGATGTATGTgaagcaaaaaacaaaaaacatttcCCCTCCATTTCAGCTACTTGGCAACTTGTCTATTTATTTCAGCTCCTTTTCATAGTTACATCCCTGAATATGGGTAGATATACGGATACAAATACttaatttgtaataaaaaaaaaacattttagagTACCTTCTGCGATCCAATTCTGTTTGCGGTCTTTCGGGTAGTTTGTGAACATCAAGATAGACCACTCCATTTCTTTTGTGCACTCCCATTTCCCAGGGCTCATTCCTAATATAAGCTGTGGCCAGAATCTGCACAAATGTGGAACAAGACAAAAATTAAGCTTCAAATTGAagccaaaaattaaaaaaattttgaatagtTAAACCGGATAGATTGTAGAATGTCTATATAATATGCAAAAAATCTGCAGAGCGCCACATACTCCACATCATTAGCATAGAAAACTTTCACAAAGCCTTGTCCATTACCATCAGTCACATGGAAGATAAGATAGTGTAATTTCTTCTATTGCTAATAACACACGTTTTgtaaataaatgaaaacaagGGAGAAATAACATTTACCTTATTTAGGTTGTTGCGAAAAGTCTACacaagacaaaaaaattaatgaaaatgaaatcaGATAAACAGATACTTCACGGGAAAGATGTCAACCACAGAAGCCTCGAGAAATGACAAGTGTGCTTACCACAAAATGCATATTTTGAAGAGAAATTCTTTTATGTCTTATGCAATTAAGTAAATCACCAAAACCCTGGGAGCCCAAATCTATTATAAAAACCACCAAAATCAGCATAAACCAGTTATTGAGACACAATACCAGTGTAATATGGTTTGTCAGTTAATTCATTTTTTGGATTCGCGATTTGCTCAAAATGACCCTtaagcccaaaaccgaccataattcgctttttttgatTCGCGATTGGTAAGAAGaatagtgaatcatgtgacagtgcACAGTACACCAATGGCCAAAATGCAAAAGCATCTCCCTCGTTATATCATTGCAGATATTATCAGCATATATCACCCTCGATTGATCTCGTCCTCCCCTTTATAAATTACTATATTAACACTAGCATCGTTAGTGACTTCCCTACCTTTTTTTGGAGTGAAAGTATCAAAGCCTTCATTCAGATCTGCTCCCACATCTTCACTGATTAGTCGCTTAAAAAGCCTCTAATTAAATACATGCAAAAGATGGCAGACATTCATTAATTACATTTCATAAAAGGCACACATATTGGAAAATGATTACATAATTCATCTGGATGGCTTACCAAGCTGCGATCATCGAAGAAGACATCACCATCTTCAGCACGACTATAGCAGGCAAGTTCGCAAGGCTATTTAATGAAATGGCCATGAAGCTGTATTAGCAAACAGTAATTAaaggaaaattataaattacatAACGATCCTAACAAACCATAAGGTATATTAAGCCTAGGGCATGCTTGGAATGAGGGTAAAGCAACGAGgtaataaagtcaaactaaGGAGATCAATGTGAGTTCAGTTACTAAGAAGGTGAAATAGGGTTAAACGAAGACATGTAGTAACGGTATGAAGAAAAGTTAGATATGGGGCTATTATTACTCCTATTATCATTGTGTAAAAATGTGATAACGGGTGATCTTGGTAACAGAACAGTTATGCGGTTATTATAGCGCCTAAATATCGATCAAAACCATAAGATATTCGTTGATGCAGCCCAAACGCGATTT harbors:
- the LOC130801467 gene encoding NAD-capped RNA hydrolase DXO1 is translated as MEHPIDLELFGEDEEDEYSHDNEHHQQDDDDDDDAQQRVGGGGNRPSSSSDSSRSSSPSNSSSSSSSRSRSSSSGSGSSGSSSDEEKENGGEEVVSNSRNIARDIFGDEPDDEEEDDDNDDDLFGPDNEEYCKTSAISPHPVPVLPPIRTNNHQDRGGGGRGRGRWQNDRGILPRPGYPPRQNYGFGNRFPVIRDERFVSELKFSKSEETLSRKPIQFQEPCELACYSRAEDGDVFFDDRSLRLFKRLISEDVGADLNEGFDTFTPKKDLGSQGFGDLLNCIRHKRISLQNMHFVTFRNNLNKILATAYIRNEPWEMGVHKRNGVVYLDVHKLPERPQTELDRRRCYWGYCFETLATEDPRRDDGEGIHDIDANVEYCAVIKTKLGAHRILMGAEMDCCDSTDDGRRFYVELKTSRELDYHTEERYEREKLLKFWIQSFLAGVPYIVVGFRDDSGRLVRTERMRTKEINQRVKMKNYWQGGVCLAFADEVLCWLYGTVKEGEDYLLQFAPPFNRLELLQANSCPDVITYHLEQLG